From the genome of Flavobacterium ovatum, one region includes:
- a CDS encoding META domain-containing protein, whose product MMKITSIILLIIFTFIIVSCATKKESSNDELYGTTWEMEYISGPRIAFEGLYPDRKPTITFDKESQKVLGNNSCNSYSASFTLNGDSISFGEAGPTTRMYCGEGENVFLNMVQKINKFSFDQDGKLNMMMEEVPMMRFKKVNP is encoded by the coding sequence ATGATGAAAATAACAAGCATAATTTTGCTAATAATTTTCACTTTTATAATTGTTTCTTGTGCTACTAAAAAAGAAAGTAGTAACGACGAACTCTACGGTACCACTTGGGAAATGGAGTATATTTCAGGGCCGCGCATTGCCTTTGAAGGATTATATCCAGATAGAAAACCCACAATTACATTTGATAAAGAATCCCAAAAAGTATTGGGTAATAACAGTTGCAATAGCTATTCGGCTAGTTTTACTTTGAATGGTGATTCCATTTCTTTTGGCGAAGCTGGACCAACCACTAGAATGTATTGTGGCGAAGGAGAAAATGTCTTTTTGAATATGGTTCAAAAAATTAACAAATTCAGTTTTGACCAAGACGGTAAATTAAATATGATGATGGAAGAAGTACCGATGATGCGTTTTAAAAAAGTAAATCCGTAA
- a CDS encoding mechanosensitive ion channel, with protein MDINKISSLITDKITDWFEALILLLPNIVMAAIVLAIGIYIAKFVRKLTTKLITKISNNLTLNNLFSSIVYFIFIGIVIFTVLTILNLDKAVTSILAGAGILGLALAFAFQDIAANFMSGIFISFRKPLKVGDIVQIKEYMGKVKVINLRDTVLETFQGKTVIIPNKEVFQNPIENYTILQKRRFDLSVGVSYGDDLEKVRDITLNAVSDIEGLSKEDEITVIFVEFGDSSVNLSIRMWINTPEQSVYNKVGSEAIIKIKKAYDANDIMIPFPIRTLDFGIKGGTALSEMALQIAKEQE; from the coding sequence ATGGACATCAATAAAATTTCTTCTTTAATTACAGACAAAATAACCGACTGGTTTGAAGCTTTAATTCTGTTATTACCCAATATCGTAATGGCAGCCATAGTCTTGGCAATCGGTATCTATATAGCTAAATTTGTTCGCAAATTAACTACAAAACTAATTACAAAAATATCTAACAACCTTACTCTTAATAATTTATTTAGCTCAATAGTTTACTTTATATTTATAGGTATAGTGATTTTTACCGTGTTAACTATCCTAAATTTAGATAAAGCAGTTACTTCTATTCTAGCAGGTGCTGGTATATTGGGTCTGGCTTTAGCATTTGCTTTTCAAGATATTGCAGCTAATTTCATGTCTGGAATATTTATATCTTTTAGAAAACCACTTAAAGTTGGGGACATTGTCCAAATTAAGGAGTACATGGGAAAGGTAAAGGTAATTAACCTTCGTGACACCGTTTTAGAAACATTTCAAGGAAAAACGGTTATAATCCCCAATAAAGAAGTCTTTCAAAATCCTATTGAAAATTACACAATCTTGCAAAAAAGACGTTTTGATCTAAGTGTAGGAGTTTCTTATGGTGATGATTTAGAAAAAGTAAGAGACATTACATTAAATGCCGTAAGCGATATTGAAGGACTTTCTAAAGAAGATGAAATCACTGTGATTTTTGTTGAATTTGGCGATAGTTCAGTCAATCTATCAATAAGAATGTGGATTAATACTCCTGAACAGTCTGTATACAACAAAGTAGGAAGTGAAGCTATCATAAAAATTAAGAAAGCGTATGACGCAAACGATATTATGATTCCTTTCCCTATCAGAACACTAGATTTTGGAATCAAAGGAGGAACAGCCTTAAGTGAGATGGCCTTACAAATTGCCAAAGAACAGGAGTAA
- the ung gene encoding uracil-DNA glycosylase: protein MQVPLPPDWQTILSDEIQKSYFKELQLAVAKEYQENTCFPPQELILSALNHCSFLNIKVVIIGQDPYHGVGEANGLSFSVNDGVRIPPSLRNINRELCDDLDSIFMPTSGNLEHWANQGVLLLNATLTVRKDSPNSHKHLKWNLFTDAVIQKISEEKENVVFLLWGGFAHKKGAKIDRTKHLVLESGHPSPMSANQGKWFGNKHFSKTNQYLKEKGLVEIAWL, encoded by the coding sequence ATGCAAGTACCATTACCTCCAGATTGGCAAACTATTTTATCAGACGAAATCCAAAAATCTTATTTCAAGGAGTTGCAATTGGCTGTAGCCAAAGAATACCAAGAAAACACCTGTTTTCCGCCACAAGAGTTGATTTTATCAGCTTTAAATCATTGTTCTTTTTTAAATATTAAAGTTGTGATTATTGGTCAAGACCCGTATCATGGAGTAGGAGAGGCCAATGGTTTGAGCTTTTCGGTTAATGATGGCGTAAGAATTCCGCCTTCTTTGCGGAATATTAATCGAGAATTGTGTGATGATTTGGATTCAATTTTCATGCCTACTTCTGGAAATTTAGAACATTGGGCGAATCAAGGAGTTTTGCTGTTGAACGCTACTTTAACGGTTCGAAAAGACAGCCCGAATAGTCATAAACACTTAAAATGGAATTTATTTACAGATGCTGTCATCCAGAAAATTTCTGAAGAGAAAGAAAATGTCGTTTTTCTACTTTGGGGTGGTTTTGCTCATAAAAAAGGAGCTAAAATCGATCGAACCAAACATTTGGTTCTAGAATCTGGACATCCTTCGCCAATGAGTGCTAACCAAGGGAAATGGTTCGGAAACAAACATTTTAGTAAAACTAATCAGTATTTAAAAGAAAAAGGATTGGTTGAGATAGCTTGGTTGTGA
- a CDS encoding D-glycerate dehydrogenase produces MENKKIFLSRIFPKIGTALLKKAGFTVTSWNQDRPMTQEELIEKAKENNALFCTVGDKIDQKFLNECVHLDIISQFAVGYDNIDVVEATKLGIPIGNTPDVLSKATADIAFGLMIATSRKMFYLHKSIINNEWKYFKPTGNLGIELENKTIGIYGLGRIGIEMAKRCKGAYNMNIIYHNRKPNIIAEKELGAKYVDFNTLLEQSDVLSVHCSLNTETIGIFNKTAFDQMKPSSIFINTSRGLIHNEPDLIDALNTGKIWGAGLDVTNPEPMQADNVLLQMENVSILPHIGSGTVETRNQMATLAALNIIEFYKNNNVPHIVNPEVLKKD; encoded by the coding sequence ATGGAAAATAAAAAAATATTTCTTTCAAGAATTTTCCCTAAAATAGGAACTGCATTATTAAAAAAAGCTGGATTCACTGTGACTTCTTGGAATCAAGATAGACCAATGACACAGGAGGAATTGATTGAAAAAGCAAAAGAAAATAATGCTTTATTTTGTACAGTAGGCGATAAAATCGACCAGAAGTTTTTGAATGAATGTGTTCATCTTGATATTATTTCTCAATTTGCTGTCGGTTACGATAATATTGATGTTGTAGAGGCTACAAAATTAGGGATTCCTATAGGCAATACGCCAGATGTTTTAAGCAAAGCTACTGCTGATATAGCCTTTGGATTAATGATTGCAACTTCTCGCAAAATGTTCTATTTACATAAAAGTATTATTAATAATGAGTGGAAATATTTTAAACCTACGGGAAATCTAGGTATCGAATTAGAAAACAAAACCATTGGAATATATGGACTTGGTAGAATAGGCATTGAAATGGCCAAACGCTGCAAGGGAGCTTACAATATGAATATCATTTATCATAATCGTAAACCTAATATAATTGCCGAAAAAGAGTTAGGCGCAAAATATGTCGATTTTAATACTTTATTAGAACAAAGCGATGTGCTTTCTGTTCATTGTTCTTTAAATACAGAAACTATAGGTATTTTCAATAAGACAGCATTTGACCAAATGAAACCGAGTTCTATTTTTATAAATACTTCCCGTGGATTAATTCATAATGAACCTGATTTAATAGACGCCTTGAATACTGGAAAAATATGGGGAGCAGGACTCGATGTTACCAATCCGGAGCCTATGCAAGCTGACAATGTTTTGCTACAAATGGAAAACGTTTCTATTTTGCCACACATTGGTTCGGGAACGGTTGAAACGAGAAATCAAATGGCAACTTTGGCAGCTTTAAATATTATTGAGTTCTATAAAAATAACAACGTTCCACACATCGTGAATCCTGAGGTATTGAAAAAAGATTGA